The window CGCGGTTGCGCGCGCCTTCCGGTTGCTCACGCAGCATCACCGCGGTCTCGCCCTTCAGCACGCCGCGGGCGCTGTCGGTCAGCTTCAGCGCGCCGAAGGCGTCGCTGTCGGCGCGGAGATGGCCCATCGCCACCAACTGGCGCAGCACCGCGCGCCATTGCTTCTCGTTGAGCTCGCGGCCGATGCCGAACACCGACAATTGGTCGTGGTTGAACTGCTTGACGCGTTCGGTCAGCCGCCCGATCAGCACGTCGATCAGGTGCATGGCGCCAAAGCGCTGCCCGGTGCGATAGACGCAGGACAATAGCTTCTGCGCCGGCACTTTGCCGTCGCGGACACGCGGCGGCGTCAGGCAGTTGTCACAATTGCCGCAGCTTTCATCCGAGCGGGTCTCGCCGAAATAGCCGAGCAGGCGCTGCCGCCGGCAATGCACGGTCTCGGCGAGCGCAACCAGCGCGTCAAGCTTGCCGATCGAGACGCGCTTGAAGGCGTCGGAGCCGGTCGATTCGTCGATCATGCGGCGCTGCTGCACGATGTCGGAGAGGCCATAGGCCATCCACGCGGCCGACGGCTTGCCGTCGCGGCCGGCGCGTCCGGTCTCCTGGTAATAGGCCTCGATGCTCTTCGGCAAATCGAGATGCGCAACGAAGCGCACGTCGGGCTTGTCGATGCCCATGCCGAACGCAATCGTGGCGACGATCACGATGCCGTCCTCATTGAGGAAGCGGTCCTGATGCCGGGCCCGCACGCTGGCGTCGAGCCCGGCGTGATAGGGCAGCGCGGGAATGCCGGCCTCGCTCAGCGATGCCGCGACATCCTCGACCTTGGCGCGCGACAGGCAATAGACTACGCCGGCGTCGCCGGCATGCCGCTCCTTGATGAAGGATTTCAGCTGCGTGGTGGCGTTCTGCTTGTCGACGATCTCGTAGCGGATGTTGGGGCGGTCGAAGCTTGCGACGAACTCCGGCGCGTCGGTGAGTGACAGCCGCTCGGCGATCTCCTTTCGCGTCAACGCGTCCGCGGTTGCCGTCAGCGCGATGCGCGGCACTTTCGGGAAGCGCTCGGCGAGTGCGGACAGGCCGATATATTCCGGGCGGAAGTCATGGCCCCATTGCGAGACGCAATGCGCCTCGTCGATCGCAAACAGCGCGATCTGCGCCTGGCCGAGCAGATTGAGGCAGCGCGGCGTCAGAAGCCGTTCCGGCGCGACATAGAGCAAATCGAGATCGCCAGCGAGCAGCCGGCGCTCGACCTCGGAGGCTTCCTGATAGGACAGCGTCGAGTTCAGCACCGCGGCGTTGACGCCGGCCTCGGAGAGGCCCGCGACCTGGTCACGCATCAGCGCAATCAAGGGCGACACCACGATGCCGCAGCCGTCGCGCAGCAGCGACGGCAGCTGGTAGCACAACGACTTGCCACCGCCGGTCGGCATCAGCACCAGGCAATTGCCGCCATTGGTGACGTGGCGGACGATCTTTTCCTGCGCGCCGCGGAAGCCCGACAGGCCGAATACGGAACTGAGCACGGACCGCGCGTCGCGAGGCGAAGCGGATGCATGATCGAGGGCTGGTTGGGCGGTCATGATCCCTGAGAGGGCGATTCGGGTTCCCGGATCGAACGATTCCGGAACGAAACGTGTTAATACACCGTCCTGCGATAAACTCAATTGAGGCAATGGCTGCCGGCCATCGCGCGCGCCGATGCGGTCGGCTGAGCTCAACCGCACGCAGATCAAGCTTGCCGATCGATGCGCAAAGCGCTTTCGAGCGAAGTGGATGCCGCTTCCCGTGAAGAAAAGCGCCTCAAGATAGGGAACTCCGACGCCGTCAGGCCGTCGGAGCGGGCGGCGCCGGTGGCGGCGTCATTGGCTCGACCTTGTAGGTCTTCGGCAGGTTGATCGGCCGGTAGGCCGAATCCTTCTCCATGCGCTCCAGTACCGAGGCGTGGATGGCCGCCCCTTCCGGTATCGGCCGCGGCTCGCCGCGCGGCAGATAGAAGCCGAGGAAGGATTTCCGCTCCGGCCATTCCTTCCATTTGTCGCTCTTCGGAATCCATTCCAGGATTTCCCAGGCGGCGGTAAGCGAATTGTGCAGCGGGGCCGTCGCGCTCGGCGGCACATAGTCGTGCTTGTGCGGCGGCAGCGGCATCCCCCAGGCGAGATGGTCGATCAGCGCCTGATCCATGTGCAGCCCGGCGGCCCCGGCCTGCGCGAGCATCCAGATCAGCGGAAATTTTGACGGCCCGCTCTGGTCCTCGGGATAGCCGCCGCCGACGTCTGAGTGCACGCCGGCGAACCAGACCTGGCGAATGTCCTGTTCCACCTCCGTCGCCGGATTGAACGGATCGGAACGGAACTTCTGCGGCTCAATCCAGCGGTTGAGGCGGAACATGCGCCTGCGTTCGTCGATCGAGATCGCCTGGCGAAATCGCCTGACACTGGAATTGGTGCGGGTGAACAGCAGCGTCTGGATGTCGAACAGGAAGTTGTCCTGCCGCGGCACGATGATCGAGGCCACGGTGTCCCAGACTCCGACGAACTCGATGTCGATGTTGCGTCCGCCGGCGATCTGGCTGAAGTGCCAGACTTCCTTCAACGGGGCAGGGTCAAACGTCCCGTCGGACTTCTGGGCATCGGAGCTGGCCTTCTTGTAGGTGCCGAAGGCGTAGCCGGCGAGGTCGAGCTGGTCGACCGGCAACAGGCCCATCACATGGACGAAGGCCGCCAGCGTGCGCACGGTATAGGCGCCGCGGCTGAAACCGAACATCCAGACCCGGTCGCCGGGCTCCCAGAGCCGGCACAAAAACCGGTAGGCGCCAAGCGTGTCCTCGTCGAGACCGGCGCCAAAGGCCAGCCCGAAAAGGCCGCGCACCTCCTGCTTGAAGTGGCCCCAGCTGTTCTGCAGGCCGATCGTGCCGAGACCCGGATGATAGTAGATCCGCTGCCGGTCATCCTTGTCGGCGACGCGAAACAGCTTCAGGACGTTGGAAATATTGGCGCCGATCTCGTTGCCGGTGCCGTCGCAACAAATCACAATATCCTTCGGCATCCGTTGCCCCCGCGGCCGCCGTGAAAATTCGCGACCTCAATGTACGGCAGAACACGGGGACGATTCAATCTCCAATTGAAGACGGTTCTGTGTACGCGGTGTGACCGCCGACCGTCCTTCTGGAGTCTGCGGCCGGCATCGGGCGCGCGTGCGCGCACTCCACAGCGGTCAGCAGAATTCAATTGCAACACTCTGGAAAAGGTGGGAATCTCATCGCCAGACATTGCGATATTGCGTCGATATTTTTCTCCCCTTCAGGATTTCGCCGGTGCGCGCGATCATCTTGCCTGCTGCTTTCCGCAGCTTCCTCAGCCTGGACGGGAATGGATCGGAATGAGCCACCAAGCTCTCGTGACGGTCATTCTCGCGGGATTGGTGGTGATAGCGTTCGGACTGTTCTGGTGGGT of the Bradyrhizobium quebecense genome contains:
- a CDS encoding T6SS phospholipase effector Tle1-like catalytic domain-containing protein — its product is MPKDIVICCDGTGNEIGANISNVLKLFRVADKDDRQRIYYHPGLGTIGLQNSWGHFKQEVRGLFGLAFGAGLDEDTLGAYRFLCRLWEPGDRVWMFGFSRGAYTVRTLAAFVHVMGLLPVDQLDLAGYAFGTYKKASSDAQKSDGTFDPAPLKEVWHFSQIAGGRNIDIEFVGVWDTVASIIVPRQDNFLFDIQTLLFTRTNSSVRRFRQAISIDERRRMFRLNRWIEPQKFRSDPFNPATEVEQDIRQVWFAGVHSDVGGGYPEDQSGPSKFPLIWMLAQAGAAGLHMDQALIDHLAWGMPLPPHKHDYVPPSATAPLHNSLTAAWEILEWIPKSDKWKEWPERKSFLGFYLPRGEPRPIPEGAAIHASVLERMEKDSAYRPINLPKTYKVEPMTPPPAPPAPTA
- the recQ gene encoding DNA helicase RecQ, with the protein product MTAQPALDHASASPRDARSVLSSVFGLSGFRGAQEKIVRHVTNGGNCLVLMPTGGGKSLCYQLPSLLRDGCGIVVSPLIALMRDQVAGLSEAGVNAAVLNSTLSYQEASEVERRLLAGDLDLLYVAPERLLTPRCLNLLGQAQIALFAIDEAHCVSQWGHDFRPEYIGLSALAERFPKVPRIALTATADALTRKEIAERLSLTDAPEFVASFDRPNIRYEIVDKQNATTQLKSFIKERHAGDAGVVYCLSRAKVEDVAASLSEAGIPALPYHAGLDASVRARHQDRFLNEDGIVIVATIAFGMGIDKPDVRFVAHLDLPKSIEAYYQETGRAGRDGKPSAAWMAYGLSDIVQQRRMIDESTGSDAFKRVSIGKLDALVALAETVHCRRQRLLGYFGETRSDESCGNCDNCLTPPRVRDGKVPAQKLLSCVYRTGQRFGAMHLIDVLIGRLTERVKQFNHDQLSVFGIGRELNEKQWRAVLRQLVAMGHLRADSDAFGALKLTDSARGVLKGETAVMLREQPEGARNRAVRGKSRRGELAPAADSPGGAVSPALHAALRAWRSEVARQRGVPAYVVLHDSTIDGIAAMRPDTLGELRNIAGIGDKKLEHYGDELIRIVKANDG